One region of Anaeromyxobacter paludicola genomic DNA includes:
- the cysC gene encoding adenylyl-sulfate kinase, with translation MSPPSSRAARGGFVLWFTGLSGAGKSTLSRAVAPALGADRHVEILDGDEVRTHLSRGLGFSREDRDVNVRRIGFVARLLARAGAAAVTAAISPYRETRDEVRQACEAEGIPFVEVHVQARLETLVARDVKGLYARALAGELPHFTGVSDPYEPPLTPEVAVSSDADEVARSAEAVLAHLRARGLLGPRPEARAS, from the coding sequence ATGAGCCCTCCTTCCTCCCGCGCCGCCCGCGGCGGCTTCGTGCTCTGGTTCACCGGCCTCTCCGGGGCCGGCAAGAGCACCCTCTCGCGCGCCGTCGCGCCCGCGCTCGGCGCCGACCGTCACGTCGAGATCCTCGACGGCGACGAGGTGCGCACCCACCTCTCGCGCGGGCTCGGCTTCTCGCGCGAGGACCGCGACGTGAACGTGCGGCGCATCGGCTTCGTCGCCCGGCTGCTGGCGCGCGCCGGCGCCGCCGCGGTCACCGCCGCCATCTCGCCCTACCGCGAGACCCGGGACGAGGTGCGCCAGGCCTGCGAGGCCGAGGGCATCCCCTTCGTGGAGGTGCACGTGCAGGCCCGGCTGGAGACGCTGGTCGCGCGGGACGTGAAGGGGCTCTACGCCCGGGCGCTCGCGGGCGAGCTCCCGCACTTCACCGGGGTGTCCGATCCCTACGAGCCGCCCCTCACGCCGGAGGTGGCGGTCTCGTCCGACGCCGACGAGGTGGCGCGGTCGGCCGAGGCGGTGCTGGCGCACCTGCGGGCCCGCGGCCTGCTCGGCCCGCGGCCGGAGGCGCGGGCCTCGTGA
- a CDS encoding two-component system sensor histidine kinase NtrB, producing MSSAPGTALRNAVLVILIAALGAIVSGLWLLHSHDLIARGALLIALGFAACAAALLLLLRRVAAALERAQAAEADRGAAATRLQAIIDSMADGVIFVDAQDRVALVNEAGRVLRNLKDGPGRSVKDCHPQATYGMLDRVLTWFREGTDTGPAHSIIKEKEGRYETTYAPVRAPDGEYLGIVMVIRDIADRRSLERRLLDAERLGAVGQMSAQVAHELRNPLNAIDGAAQYLRRVLAGSPEVEEYGALIAEEVQRVNRFVGDLLHVARPANPSFGPAALNRVATEAARSAALARGLEADAVRLDLARGLPPLDLDSAMVQEAIVNLLQNAFEAGGASPPELVTRFEASGGEGEVVLEVLDRGGGIPPEQLDEVTRPFVTTKARGTGLGLVIVGRAVEQHRAHFALAAREGGGTVARIRFPVRTARERAAAAAEVA from the coding sequence ATGTCGAGCGCCCCCGGCACCGCCCTGCGCAACGCCGTGCTGGTGATCCTGATCGCCGCGCTGGGCGCCATCGTCTCCGGGCTCTGGCTCCTCCACTCGCACGACCTCATCGCCCGCGGCGCCCTCCTCATCGCCCTCGGCTTCGCCGCTTGCGCGGCGGCGCTCCTCCTGCTGCTCCGGCGGGTGGCGGCCGCCCTGGAGCGGGCGCAGGCGGCCGAGGCCGATCGCGGCGCCGCCGCCACCCGCCTGCAGGCCATCATCGACTCCATGGCCGACGGCGTGATCTTCGTGGACGCCCAGGACCGGGTGGCGCTCGTGAACGAGGCCGGGCGCGTCCTGCGGAACCTGAAGGACGGCCCGGGGCGCTCGGTGAAGGACTGCCACCCCCAGGCCACCTACGGGATGCTCGACCGGGTCCTCACCTGGTTCCGGGAGGGCACCGACACCGGACCGGCCCACTCGATCATCAAGGAGAAGGAGGGGCGGTACGAGACCACCTACGCCCCGGTGCGGGCGCCCGACGGCGAGTACCTCGGCATCGTCATGGTCATCCGCGACATCGCCGACCGGCGCAGCCTCGAGCGGCGGCTGCTCGACGCCGAGCGGCTCGGGGCGGTGGGGCAGATGTCGGCCCAGGTGGCGCACGAGCTGCGCAACCCGCTCAACGCCATCGACGGCGCCGCGCAGTACCTCCGGCGCGTGCTCGCCGGCTCGCCCGAGGTGGAGGAGTACGGCGCGCTCATCGCCGAGGAGGTCCAGCGGGTGAACCGGTTCGTGGGCGACCTGCTGCACGTGGCCCGCCCGGCCAACCCGAGCTTCGGCCCGGCGGCGCTCAACCGGGTGGCCACCGAGGCGGCGCGGAGCGCGGCGCTGGCGCGAGGGCTCGAGGCCGACGCGGTCCGGCTCGACCTCGCCCGCGGGCTCCCCCCGCTCGACCTCGACAGCGCCATGGTGCAGGAGGCGATCGTGAACCTGCTCCAGAACGCCTTCGAGGCCGGCGGCGCCTCGCCGCCGGAGCTCGTCACCCGCTTCGAGGCGTCGGGCGGCGAGGGCGAGGTGGTGCTCGAGGTGCTCGATCGCGGCGGCGGCATCCCGCCCGAGCAGCTCGACGAGGTCACGCGCCCCTTCGTCACCACCAAGGCCCGCGGCACCGGCCTCGGGCTCGTCATCGTCGGCCGCGCCGTCGAGCAGCACCGGGCCCACTTCGCGCTCGCGGCGCGCGAGGGCGGCGGCACGGTGGCCCGGATCCGCTTCCCGGTGCGCACGGCCCGCGAGCGCGCCGCCGCGGCGGCGGAGGTGGCCTAG
- the cobA gene encoding uroporphyrinogen-III C-methyltransferase: MNGFVSLVGAGPGDPELLTLKAARRLAEADLVLYDALVSGEVLRHAARAHCFFVGKRAGALGVRQEAIHRMMVDAARAGKRVVRLKCGDPFVLGRGGEEAIALAEAGVPHEVVPGVSSALAAPALAGIPLTQRGLASGFAVLSGHGPEAWRPILDGLAPGTLSLVVLMGLGARAELAAALLGRGWSPSTPAALLFAASTPRARAWTGTLAGLASAPADASDGAPATLVVGEVVSLAAATGLSPSQAAAAAGKVA; this comes from the coding sequence GTGAACGGCTTCGTCTCCCTGGTGGGCGCCGGCCCCGGCGACCCCGAGCTCCTGACCCTCAAGGCGGCCCGCCGCCTCGCCGAGGCCGACCTCGTGCTCTACGACGCGCTGGTGAGCGGCGAGGTGCTGCGGCACGCGGCGCGCGCGCACTGCTTCTTCGTCGGCAAGCGCGCCGGCGCGCTCGGCGTGCGCCAGGAGGCGATCCACCGGATGATGGTGGACGCGGCCCGGGCCGGGAAGCGGGTGGTGCGGCTCAAGTGCGGCGATCCCTTCGTGCTCGGCCGCGGCGGCGAGGAGGCGATCGCCCTCGCGGAGGCCGGCGTGCCGCACGAGGTGGTGCCCGGCGTGAGCTCCGCGCTGGCGGCCCCGGCGCTGGCCGGCATCCCCCTCACCCAGCGCGGGCTGGCCTCCGGGTTCGCGGTCCTCTCCGGCCACGGCCCCGAGGCCTGGCGCCCCATCCTCGACGGCCTGGCCCCGGGGACGCTCAGCCTGGTGGTGCTGATGGGGCTCGGCGCCCGCGCCGAGCTGGCCGCGGCCCTGCTCGGCCGCGGCTGGAGCCCGAGCACGCCGGCCGCCCTGCTGTTCGCGGCCAGCACCCCCCGCGCCCGCGCCTGGACCGGCACCCTGGCCGGGCTGGCGTCCGCGCCCGCCGACGCGTCGGACGGCGCGCCGGCCACCCTGGTGGTGGGGGAGGTGGTCTCGCTCGCCGCCGCCACCGGGCTCTCCCCATCGCAGGCCGCCGCCGCGGCCGGGAAGGTCGCATGA
- the cysT gene encoding sulfate ABC transporter permease subunit CysT has product MGDARRGILPGFGLSTGVTLFWLGLVVLLPLSTLGLETARLGPAQLWAVVTSPRALASYRLSLLASLGAAAVNAVFGFLVAWVLVRYRFPGKALVDALVDLPFALPTAVSGIALTAVYSSNGWMGRLLEPLGVKVAFSRLGVLVALTFIGLPFVIRTVEPVLADLERDVEEAAALLGASRGQVFLRVLLPAALPATLTGFALAFARALGEYGSVVFISGNMPMRTEITPLLIMTRLEQFDYAGATALASVMLGASLLLLFAVNRLQRLTRARAGMV; this is encoded by the coding sequence GTGGGCGACGCGCGGCGCGGCATCCTGCCCGGGTTCGGGCTCTCCACCGGCGTGACCCTCTTCTGGCTCGGCCTGGTGGTGCTCCTGCCGCTCTCCACCCTCGGGCTCGAGACCGCCCGCCTCGGCCCGGCCCAGCTCTGGGCGGTGGTCACGAGCCCGCGCGCGCTCGCGTCGTACCGGCTCTCCCTCCTCGCCTCGCTCGGCGCCGCCGCCGTCAACGCGGTCTTCGGGTTCCTGGTGGCCTGGGTGCTCGTCCGCTACCGGTTCCCGGGCAAGGCGCTCGTGGACGCGCTGGTGGACCTCCCCTTCGCCCTGCCGACGGCGGTGAGCGGCATCGCCCTCACCGCGGTCTACTCGAGCAACGGCTGGATGGGGCGGCTCCTCGAGCCCCTGGGGGTGAAGGTGGCCTTCTCGCGGCTGGGGGTGCTGGTGGCGCTCACCTTCATCGGGCTGCCGTTCGTGATCCGGACCGTGGAGCCGGTGCTGGCCGACCTGGAGCGCGACGTGGAGGAGGCGGCGGCGCTGCTCGGCGCGAGCCGGGGCCAGGTGTTCCTCCGCGTGCTCCTGCCGGCGGCGCTCCCGGCCACGCTCACCGGCTTCGCCCTCGCCTTCGCGCGGGCGCTCGGCGAGTACGGCTCGGTGGTCTTCATCTCCGGCAACATGCCCATGAGGACCGAGATCACGCCGCTCCTCATCATGACCCGGCTCGAGCAGTTCGACTACGCCGGCGCGACCGCCCTGGCGTCGGTGATGCTCGGCGCCTCGCTCCTCCTCCTCTTCGCGGTGAACCGGCTGCAGCGGCTCACGCGGGCCCGCGCCGGGATGGTCTAG
- a CDS encoding phosphoadenylyl-sulfate reductase: protein MFVRYEICPAMTSDLSALEGAPPEEILAEAARRWPRLAFATGFGPEGCVLVDVIARHRLPIDIFTLDTGVLFPETYELWRALERRYGLGIRAVRPAFSLEEARTVYAQLWEREPDRCCQARKVLPLRGALAGLDAWVTAIRRDQTPERASAAVAEPDPKFGLVKVNPLVRWTSADVWAHVARHGVPVNPLHAQGYPSIGCAPCTTPVAPDEDPRAGRWRGREKTECGLHGRFTGGRPAGPNA from the coding sequence ATGTTCGTCCGTTACGAGATCTGCCCCGCCATGACCTCCGACCTCTCCGCTCTCGAAGGCGCGCCCCCCGAGGAGATCCTCGCCGAGGCCGCGCGCCGCTGGCCGCGCCTCGCCTTCGCCACCGGGTTCGGCCCCGAGGGCTGCGTGCTGGTGGACGTGATCGCCCGCCACCGGCTGCCGATCGACATCTTCACCCTCGACACCGGGGTGCTCTTCCCCGAGACCTACGAGCTCTGGCGCGCCCTGGAGCGGCGCTACGGCCTCGGCATCCGGGCGGTCCGGCCGGCCTTCTCGCTCGAGGAGGCGCGGACGGTGTACGCCCAGCTCTGGGAGCGCGAGCCGGACCGCTGCTGCCAGGCCCGCAAGGTGCTGCCGCTCCGCGGCGCGCTCGCCGGGCTCGACGCCTGGGTGACCGCCATCCGCCGCGACCAGACGCCGGAGCGCGCGAGCGCCGCGGTGGCCGAGCCGGATCCGAAGTTCGGCCTGGTGAAGGTGAACCCCCTCGTGCGCTGGACGAGCGCCGACGTCTGGGCGCACGTGGCGCGCCACGGCGTGCCGGTGAACCCGCTCCACGCCCAGGGCTACCCCTCCATCGGCTGCGCCCCCTGCACCACCCCGGTCGCGCCGGACGAGGACCCCCGCGCCGGCCGCTGGCGCGGCCGCGAGAAGACCGAGTGCGGGCTGCACGGCCGCTTCACCGGTGGCCGCCCCGCCGGCCCGAACGCCTGA
- the cysK gene encoding cysteine synthase A translates to MRIADDVTKLIGNTPLVRLPRLGKGLPGTVVAKLESFNPCSSVKDRIGVAMIEAAERDGKIKPDTILLEPTSGNTGIGIAFAAASRGYPFVVTMPDTMSMERRKLLTALGARLVLTPGAEGMKGAIARANQMAAEDPRYLVLQQFDNPANPDIHRRTTAEEIWRDTDGKIDVFVGGTGTGGTITGVAEVIKARKPSVKIIAAEPADSPVISGGKPGPHKIQGWGPGFIPKVLRTDLIDETIVVKNEDAGALARRLCKEEGILSGISCGGALWAALEVAKRPESQGKLIVVVLPDTGERYLSTWLFEEAPAAQPTQK, encoded by the coding sequence ATGCGGATCGCCGACGACGTCACGAAGCTCATCGGAAACACGCCGCTGGTGCGGCTGCCGCGGCTCGGCAAGGGACTGCCGGGCACGGTGGTCGCCAAGCTCGAGTCGTTCAACCCCTGCTCGAGCGTGAAGGACCGCATCGGCGTGGCGATGATCGAGGCGGCGGAGCGCGACGGGAAGATCAAGCCCGACACCATCCTGCTCGAGCCGACCAGCGGCAACACCGGCATCGGCATCGCCTTCGCCGCCGCCTCGCGCGGCTACCCGTTCGTCGTCACCATGCCCGACACCATGAGCATGGAGCGGCGCAAGCTCCTCACCGCGCTCGGCGCCAGGCTCGTGCTCACGCCCGGCGCCGAGGGGATGAAGGGCGCCATCGCCAGGGCCAACCAGATGGCGGCCGAGGACCCGCGCTACCTCGTCCTCCAGCAGTTCGACAACCCGGCCAACCCCGACATCCACCGCCGGACCACCGCCGAGGAGATCTGGCGCGACACCGACGGCAAGATCGACGTCTTCGTCGGCGGCACCGGCACCGGCGGCACCATCACCGGCGTGGCCGAGGTGATCAAGGCGCGCAAGCCGTCGGTGAAGATCATCGCCGCCGAGCCGGCCGACTCCCCCGTCATCTCCGGCGGCAAGCCCGGGCCGCACAAGATCCAGGGCTGGGGCCCGGGGTTCATCCCCAAGGTCCTCCGCACCGACCTCATCGACGAGACCATCGTCGTGAAGAACGAGGACGCCGGCGCGCTGGCCCGCCGCCTCTGCAAGGAGGAGGGGATCCTCTCCGGCATCAGCTGCGGCGGCGCCCTCTGGGCGGCGCTCGAGGTGGCGAAGCGGCCGGAGAGCCAGGGCAAGCTCATCGTGGTGGTGCTGCCCGACACCGGCGAGCGCTACCTCTCGACCTGGCTCTTCGAGGAGGCGCCGGCGGCGCAGCCGACCCAGAAGTAG
- a CDS encoding precorrin-2 dehydrogenase/sirohydrochlorin ferrochelatase family protein has product MSAAARTDAGAPAPEPFPAFLKLAGREVLVVGGGKVAAGKVDALLAAGARVRLVAPELRPELERDGVERLRRPFEPRDLDGAWLAVAAATPEVNREVSRCAEARRVFVNAVDDPSNASVYLGGVVRRDGVTVAVSTGGRAPALAGLLREALEALLPSDLSRWTAEAGRLRDLWRRPGAPPLAERRPLLLEALNRLYAPRRDEAAPPAAPEVHP; this is encoded by the coding sequence GTGAGCGCCGCGGCCCGCACCGACGCCGGGGCGCCGGCCCCGGAGCCCTTCCCCGCCTTCCTGAAGCTCGCCGGCCGCGAGGTGCTGGTGGTCGGTGGCGGCAAGGTCGCCGCCGGCAAGGTGGACGCGCTCCTCGCGGCCGGCGCCCGGGTGCGGCTCGTCGCCCCGGAGCTCCGGCCCGAGCTCGAGCGCGACGGCGTCGAGCGGCTCCGCCGCCCCTTCGAGCCGCGCGACCTCGACGGCGCCTGGCTGGCGGTGGCCGCGGCCACCCCCGAGGTGAACCGCGAGGTGTCCCGCTGCGCCGAGGCCCGCCGCGTGTTCGTGAACGCGGTGGACGATCCGTCCAACGCCAGCGTCTACCTGGGCGGCGTGGTGCGGCGCGACGGCGTGACCGTGGCCGTCTCCACCGGCGGCCGCGCCCCGGCCCTGGCCGGGCTCCTGCGCGAGGCGCTCGAGGCGCTGCTGCCTTCCGATCTCTCCCGCTGGACCGCCGAGGCGGGCCGGCTGCGCGACCTGTGGCGCCGCCCCGGCGCGCCGCCGCTGGCCGAGCGCCGGCCGCTCCTGCTCGAGGCCCTGAACCGGCTCTACGCTCCCCGCCGCGACGAGGCGGCTCCCCCCGCAGCCCCCGAGGTGCACCCGTGA
- the cysW gene encoding sulfate ABC transporter permease subunit CysW: MTPTTDPAWVRHGLTALALAFLALFIGLPVAAVLSEALSKGAGLYLAALRDADAVAAVKLTLLAAAIAVPLNALFGLAAAWSVTRFRYRGKDLLLSLIDLPFGVSPVIAGMVMVLLFGSHGLLGPWLVAHDLQVIFAVPGIVLATVFVTFPFVARELIPFMEAQGTEEEEAALTLGASGWQILTRVTLPNVKWSLLYGLVLCNARAMGEFGAVSVVSGHVRGVTNTVPLQVEILYDEYNFAAAFAVASLLLLLALVTLAAKQLLEWKAGLRGAGHGSRS, translated from the coding sequence ATGACCCCCACCACCGACCCGGCCTGGGTCCGCCACGGGCTCACCGCGCTGGCGCTCGCGTTCCTGGCCCTCTTCATCGGGCTGCCGGTGGCCGCGGTGCTCTCGGAGGCCCTCTCCAAGGGCGCGGGGCTCTACCTCGCGGCGCTGCGCGACGCCGACGCGGTCGCGGCCGTGAAGCTGACCCTCCTCGCCGCCGCCATCGCCGTGCCGCTCAACGCGCTCTTCGGGCTCGCCGCGGCCTGGTCGGTCACCCGCTTCCGGTACCGCGGCAAGGACCTGCTCCTCTCGCTCATCGACCTGCCCTTCGGCGTCTCGCCGGTCATCGCCGGGATGGTCATGGTGCTGCTCTTCGGCTCGCACGGCCTCCTCGGCCCCTGGCTCGTGGCGCACGACCTCCAGGTGATCTTCGCCGTCCCCGGCATCGTGCTCGCGACGGTGTTCGTCACCTTCCCCTTCGTGGCCCGCGAGCTCATCCCCTTCATGGAGGCGCAGGGCACCGAGGAGGAGGAGGCCGCGCTGACGCTGGGGGCGAGCGGCTGGCAGATCCTCACCCGCGTCACCCTGCCCAACGTGAAGTGGAGCCTGCTCTACGGCCTCGTGCTCTGCAACGCGCGGGCGATGGGCGAGTTCGGCGCGGTGTCGGTGGTCTCCGGCCACGTCCGCGGGGTGACCAACACCGTGCCGCTGCAGGTCGAGATCCTCTACGACGAGTACAACTTCGCCGCCGCCTTCGCCGTCGCCTCGCTGCTCCTCCTGCTCGCCCTGGTGACGCTCGCGGCGAAGCAGCTCCTGGAGTGGAAGGCCGGCCTGCGCGGCGCGGGGCACGGGAGCAGGTCGTGA
- a CDS encoding sulfate/molybdate ABC transporter ATP-binding protein translates to MSIEIRGLSKSFGAFQALRGVDLTVASGELTALLGPSGCGKTTLLRIVAGLETPDEGEVRHHGEPVQDASPRERNVGLVFQHYALFRHLTVFENVAFALRVRKRPRAEVEARVRELVELVQLSGLEDRRPAQLSGGQRQRVALARALATRPKVLLLDEPFGALDARVRQELRRWLRRLHDEIHVTTLFVTHDQEEAFEVSDRVVLMNRGRVEQVGTPRQVFEEPASPFVMQFLGSVNAFQARVVGGRARVGGLEFEAPPREGGWPERHPAQLFVRPHELEVYRTPGPESFPAEVLRVTPLGGTVRVELSATAVEGPLEAELDARRAEALALEPGDRVYAAPRRLRLFTEPPDSLTASAL, encoded by the coding sequence GTGAGCATCGAGATCCGGGGCCTGAGCAAGTCCTTCGGCGCCTTCCAGGCGCTGCGCGGGGTGGACCTCACCGTCGCGAGCGGCGAGCTGACCGCCCTGCTCGGCCCCTCCGGCTGCGGCAAGACCACGCTCTTGCGCATCGTGGCCGGGCTCGAGACGCCCGACGAGGGCGAGGTGCGCCACCACGGCGAGCCGGTGCAGGACGCGAGCCCCCGCGAGCGCAACGTGGGGCTGGTCTTCCAGCACTACGCCCTCTTCCGCCACCTCACCGTCTTCGAGAACGTCGCCTTCGCGCTCCGGGTGCGCAAGCGGCCGCGCGCCGAGGTGGAGGCGCGGGTGCGGGAGCTCGTGGAGCTGGTGCAGCTCTCGGGGCTCGAGGACCGGCGCCCGGCGCAGCTCTCCGGCGGCCAGCGGCAGCGGGTGGCGCTGGCGCGGGCGCTCGCGACGCGGCCCAAGGTGCTGCTCCTCGACGAGCCCTTCGGCGCCCTCGACGCCCGGGTGCGCCAGGAGCTGCGCCGCTGGCTCCGCCGGCTGCACGACGAGATCCACGTGACCACCCTCTTCGTCACCCACGACCAGGAGGAGGCGTTCGAGGTCTCGGACCGGGTGGTGCTGATGAACCGCGGGCGGGTGGAGCAGGTGGGCACGCCGCGCCAGGTCTTCGAGGAGCCGGCGAGCCCGTTCGTGATGCAGTTCCTGGGCTCGGTGAACGCCTTCCAGGCACGGGTGGTGGGCGGCCGGGCGCGGGTGGGCGGGCTCGAGTTCGAGGCGCCGCCGCGCGAGGGCGGCTGGCCGGAGCGGCACCCGGCCCAGCTCTTCGTGCGCCCCCACGAGCTCGAGGTGTACCGGACCCCCGGCCCGGAGAGCTTCCCGGCCGAGGTGCTGCGGGTGACGCCGCTCGGCGGCACGGTCCGGGTCGAGCTCTCGGCGACGGCCGTGGAGGGCCCGCTCGAGGCGGAGCTGGACGCGCGGCGCGCCGAGGCGCTGGCGCTCGAGCCGGGCGATCGGGTCTACGCCGCGCCGCGGCGGCTGCGGCTGTTCACGGAGCCCCCGGACAGCCTCACCGCGAGCGCGCTCTGA
- a CDS encoding nitrite/sulfite reductase, translating into MSASHPRPGFSHPSDLASFLEMLGRFERGEIGADAWRAFRLLRGNYPQRQGGEENMLRVKLPQGIATAGQLRALAEVAERHSRAFAHVTTRENVQFHFVQSAELPAALTRLAEAGLTTVEACGNAVRNVVGCPFAGVAADEPFDPTPYAEAVSRHFLRHPLSSTLPRKFKIAFEGCSEDHVLTPIHDLGFRARVEGGRRGFAVTAAGGTATLCAAGQPLTPFLPAGEVLDLVEAVLRVFHRLGDRQNRKKNRMKFLVRQLGWERFQAEVAAERERVRAEGGARLPFDAEAAPEERAPEGRAPAPSPAEVAALATAGSLTGPGLHPRVSPTLDPGAAAFEAWRASNVRPQRQPGLAAVTALLPLGDATSGQLRALALLAEAYGDGTVRFTRTQDAVLRWVPEEALVGLYLRLAAAGLGLAGAGTAADVVACPGAETCRLAVTQSRGVARLVEDHLRARPALAAAAPGLEVNVSGCPNGCSQHHVAGIGLQGSARKLEGGAVPQYFLLVGGGVVGGEARFGRLAAKIPARRVPAAVERLIGLYQAEREAGESAPAFLARVEVARVKALLRDLEAIDAASARPEDYVDPGDDRPFRPGEETT; encoded by the coding sequence ATGAGCGCCTCGCACCCCCGCCCCGGGTTCTCCCACCCCTCCGACCTCGCCTCCTTCCTGGAGATGCTCGGGAGGTTCGAGCGGGGCGAGATCGGCGCCGACGCCTGGCGCGCCTTCCGGCTGCTCCGCGGGAACTACCCGCAGCGCCAGGGCGGCGAGGAGAACATGCTGCGGGTGAAGCTGCCGCAGGGCATCGCCACGGCCGGCCAGCTGCGCGCGCTCGCCGAGGTGGCCGAGCGCCACTCGCGCGCCTTCGCCCACGTCACCACCCGGGAGAACGTGCAGTTCCACTTCGTGCAGTCGGCCGAGCTGCCGGCCGCGCTCACGCGCCTGGCCGAGGCCGGGCTCACCACCGTCGAGGCCTGCGGGAACGCGGTGCGCAACGTGGTCGGCTGCCCCTTCGCCGGCGTGGCCGCGGACGAGCCGTTCGACCCCACCCCGTACGCCGAGGCGGTGTCGCGCCACTTCCTGCGCCACCCGCTCAGCTCCACCCTGCCCCGCAAGTTCAAGATCGCCTTCGAGGGGTGCAGCGAGGACCACGTGCTCACCCCCATCCACGACCTCGGCTTCCGTGCACGGGTGGAGGGCGGCCGGCGCGGGTTCGCGGTGACCGCCGCCGGCGGCACCGCCACCCTCTGCGCGGCGGGGCAGCCGCTCACGCCGTTCCTGCCGGCGGGCGAGGTACTCGACCTGGTGGAGGCGGTGCTGCGCGTCTTCCACCGGCTCGGCGACCGGCAGAACCGGAAGAAGAACCGGATGAAGTTCCTCGTGCGGCAGCTCGGCTGGGAGCGGTTCCAGGCCGAGGTCGCGGCCGAGCGGGAGCGGGTGCGCGCCGAGGGCGGCGCCCGCCTCCCCTTCGACGCCGAGGCCGCGCCCGAGGAGCGCGCGCCGGAGGGGCGCGCCCCGGCGCCGTCGCCCGCCGAGGTGGCCGCGCTCGCGACCGCCGGCTCGCTCACCGGCCCGGGCCTGCACCCGCGCGTGAGCCCCACGCTCGATCCGGGCGCCGCAGCCTTCGAGGCCTGGCGCGCCAGCAACGTCCGGCCGCAGCGGCAGCCGGGGCTCGCGGCGGTGACCGCGCTCCTGCCGCTCGGCGACGCGACCTCGGGCCAGCTCCGCGCCCTGGCGCTGCTCGCCGAGGCCTACGGCGACGGGACGGTCCGCTTCACCCGCACGCAGGACGCGGTGCTGCGCTGGGTGCCGGAGGAGGCGCTGGTGGGGCTCTACCTCCGGCTCGCCGCCGCCGGCCTCGGCCTCGCGGGCGCGGGCACCGCGGCCGACGTGGTGGCCTGCCCCGGCGCCGAGACCTGCCGGCTCGCGGTGACGCAGTCGCGCGGCGTGGCGCGGCTCGTGGAGGACCACCTGCGCGCCCGCCCGGCGCTCGCCGCCGCCGCGCCCGGGCTCGAGGTGAACGTGAGCGGCTGCCCGAACGGCTGCAGCCAGCACCACGTCGCCGGCATCGGCCTGCAGGGGAGCGCGCGCAAGCTCGAGGGCGGGGCGGTGCCGCAGTACTTCCTCCTCGTGGGCGGCGGGGTGGTGGGCGGCGAGGCGCGCTTCGGCCGGCTCGCCGCCAAGATCCCTGCGCGCCGGGTGCCGGCCGCCGTGGAGCGGCTCATCGGGCTCTACCAGGCCGAGCGCGAGGCCGGGGAGAGCGCGCCCGCCTTCCTGGCGCGGGTGGAGGTGGCGCGGGTGAAGGCGCTGCTGCGGGACCTGGAAGCGATCGACGCCGCGAGCGCCCGGCCCGAGGACTACGTCGATCCGGGAGACGACCGGCCGTTCCGGCCTGGGGAGGAGACCACGTGA
- a CDS encoding sulfate ABC transporter substrate-binding protein: MRTIFGGERRTGSWPRPRELLILSALLALGAVGSGALPRRADAAAAPVQLLNVSYDPTRELYEQVNAAFARSWKQRTGQEVTIKQSHGGSGKQARAVLDGLQADVVTLALAYDVDAIARAGLAPADWQRRLPHNAAPYTSTIVFLVRQGNPKAIKDWPDLVKPGVSVITPSPKTSGGARWNYLAAWGWAAQRGGDAAARDYVKRLYKNVPVLDSGARGATTTFVERGIGDVLIAWENEALLAVEKLGPGKLEVVVPSASILAEPPVSVVDKVVDRRGTRAAAQAYLEFLYTEEGQEIAARNHYRPRSAEAARRHPFPKVTLFTIDQAFGGWQKAQAAHFNDGGIFDQIYAPGS, from the coding sequence ATGAGGACGATCTTCGGAGGAGAGAGGCGGACCGGGAGCTGGCCCCGGCCGCGCGAGCTGCTCATCCTGTCGGCGCTGCTGGCGCTCGGGGCGGTCGGGAGCGGGGCCCTCCCGCGCCGCGCCGACGCGGCCGCCGCGCCCGTGCAGCTCCTCAACGTCTCCTACGACCCGACCCGCGAGCTCTACGAGCAGGTGAACGCGGCCTTCGCGAGGAGCTGGAAGCAGCGCACCGGCCAGGAGGTCACGATCAAGCAGTCCCACGGCGGCTCCGGCAAGCAGGCCCGCGCCGTGCTCGACGGGCTGCAGGCCGACGTGGTGACGCTGGCGCTCGCCTACGACGTGGACGCCATCGCCAGGGCCGGCCTCGCGCCGGCCGACTGGCAGCGGCGGCTCCCGCACAACGCCGCGCCCTACACCTCGACCATCGTCTTCCTGGTGCGCCAGGGGAACCCCAAGGCGATCAAGGACTGGCCCGACCTCGTGAAGCCGGGCGTCTCGGTCATCACCCCCTCGCCCAAGACCTCGGGCGGCGCCCGCTGGAACTACCTCGCCGCCTGGGGCTGGGCCGCGCAGCGCGGGGGCGACGCCGCCGCCCGTGACTACGTGAAGCGGCTCTACAAGAACGTGCCGGTGCTCGACTCCGGCGCCCGCGGCGCCACCACCACCTTCGTGGAGCGCGGGATCGGCGACGTGCTCATCGCCTGGGAGAACGAGGCGCTGCTCGCCGTCGAGAAGCTCGGGCCGGGCAAGCTCGAGGTGGTGGTGCCGTCCGCGTCGATCCTGGCCGAGCCGCCGGTGTCGGTGGTGGACAAGGTGGTGGACCGGCGCGGCACGCGCGCCGCGGCCCAGGCCTACCTCGAGTTCCTCTACACGGAGGAGGGGCAGGAGATCGCGGCCCGGAACCATTACCGGCCCCGCAGCGCCGAGGCGGCGAGGCGCCACCCCTTCCCCAAGGTGACCCTCTTCACCATCGACCAGGCCTTCGGCGGCTGGCAGAAGGCGCAGGCCGCCCACTTCAACGACGGCGGGATCTTCGACCAGATCTACGCCCCCGGGAGCTAG